Genomic segment of Pontibacter liquoris:
GGAACAGGTTTGCTTGTGCTGGCTGGCATTTGCCCCGACGATACTGAGGAAGACCTGGCCTGGCTGGCATCTAAAATTGCCCAGCTCCGCATTTTTTCTGATGAAGCCGGGAAGATGAACCTGAGCGTGCAGGATGTAAACGGCGATATACTTGTCATCAGCCAATTTACGCTCTTTGCCAATACCAAGAAAGGCAACCGCCCGTCTTACATCGGGGCCGCACCTCCGGCTATCGCCATTCCGCTTTACGAGCGCTTTGTAACCCTGCTGAAGACGGCGCTGGGCAAGCCGGTACAAACAGGCGAATTTGGCGCCGACATGAAAGTATCGCTGCTCAACGACGGACCGGTTACCATCATTATCGACTCTAAAAATAAGGAATAACGCCATCGCTTCCGGGAGGTATTGTACGTATAAAGTATATTCTATATTTTTATACTTACATTTTTAAATCCTGCCCTATGCGATGCAACTTTCTATCGGCCTCTAACCATCATGCCCGCTTTTACCTATGCCTTTGCCTGGGGGTGTTGCTCCTTTTGAGCTCCAGCGCTGTGGCGCAGACCGATACCACACAGGTACAGCAAGGCGCTCCCCGGCGCTGGGTGGTGGAAACAAACGATGGTTCTTTGATTCAGGGCATTCTGCTGGGCCAGGATGAGCTTAATATCCGGTTACGCACCGAAAGTGCCGGCGACATAACCATACCTAAAAGCAGGGTGAAGCGCTTGCAGGAACTAGATGAGCGTAACTTTAAAAACGGCGTTTACTGGTTCGAGAATCCCAACGCCACCCGCTATCTTTTTGGCCCTTCCGCTTTCAGCCTCCGCAAAGGAGAAATGTATTACCAGAACACCTACCTGACCGTTAACTCCTTTAACTATGGTATAACCGACAACTTTACCCTGGGCGGCGGGTTTGAGCTCATTTCCACTGTTACCGGAACGCCTGTTTTCTTTCTCACTCCCAAGTATACATTCCCGGTAAGCGAGAAACTGCGTGCCGGGGCAGGCATCCTCTACCTTAACGCTGCCAACATTGAAGAGGAATTCAGCGGCTTAGGCGTTGGCTACGGCATTGTAACCTACGGCAGCACCGACAACAACGCCACACTTGGCTTGGGTTACGGGTATGTAGATGGTTCTTTTTCCAGCAAGCCCATTATTACGTTTAGTGGTATGCGGCGCGTGGGCCGCAAAGTTGGGCTGGTTACGGAAAACTGGCTGGCCCCGACCGACGGGTATTACGGCATTTACTCCTATGGCCTGCGGTTTATGGGCGAGAAGCTGACAGTGGACCTGGCCTTTATAAATAACCCGGACATTGCCCAGGAAATATTTATTGGCGTACCTTATGTGGATTTTGTGATTAAATTTGGCAGATAACCAACCCACCCCCACATGACTATAGCTGATGCACAGGCCCTTGTTGATAAATGGATAAAGGAGAATGGTGTTCGTTACTTCAGCGAGCTGACCAACATGGCCATCCTGACCGAAGAAGTGGGCGAAGTGGCCCGCATCATTGCCCGGCAGTATGGCGAGCAGTCGTTTAAGAAAAGTGATGAAGGCAAACAGCTGGGCGACGAGCTGGCCGATGTGTTGTTTGTGCTCATCTGCCTGGCTAACCAGACCGGCATCGACCTGACCGAAGCCCTCCGCCAGAACCTGGACAAAAAAACCAGCCGCGACAGCCAGCGCCATAAACAGAACGAAAAACTGAAGTAAGTTAGAAGGTTAAAGAGTTAGAAAGCTGTTTATACTTTAACTCTCTAACTCTTTAACTTTCTAACTTTCTAACTTTAAGGTCTACCAGCTTGTTGTGGCGCCAAACGGGCAACACGTTGTAAAGGTCGTGCTGCAGGCAGAATGCAATGTCTTTGTGAATCTCCAGGTTCTCCAGCCGGCGCACGTGCGAGGACTGCCGCAGAAAAGTGAGCAGATCGGCCTTGG
This window contains:
- the dtd gene encoding D-aminoacyl-tRNA deacylase, whose translation is MRVVIQRVTEASVEIEKKVKGRIGTGLLVLAGICPDDTEEDLAWLASKIAQLRIFSDEAGKMNLSVQDVNGDILVISQFTLFANTKKGNRPSYIGAAPPAIAIPLYERFVTLLKTALGKPVQTGEFGADMKVSLLNDGPVTIIIDSKNKE
- a CDS encoding nucleotide pyrophosphohydrolase, producing MTIADAQALVDKWIKENGVRYFSELTNMAILTEEVGEVARIIARQYGEQSFKKSDEGKQLGDELADVLFVLICLANQTGIDLTEALRQNLDKKTSRDSQRHKQNEKLK